The Euphorbia lathyris chromosome 8, ddEupLath1.1, whole genome shotgun sequence genome has a window encoding:
- the LOC136203044 gene encoding probable purine permease 5 produces MEERKACASVLEKLSNWKNRAVEAYKRKAFSEWILLVLSSSGVLILAPASSLICRVYNKNGGTSKWIISWASVAGWPITALMLLPLYLFFNPVPTPLTLQLVLSYVGLGFLTTAHDLMFAYAYVYLPAPTATLLASSSLVFSCLFGYFIVNNKLNASIINATVIITAATTIIALDSDSDSERYDNVTDRQYIWGFFWVCFASLLHALIFALSELVFIKLHGRRSFHVVLEQQAMVSFFAFLFTTIGVVVNKDFEGMKSEAKTFVGGEDAYVKLLVWAAITFQLGTLGATGVVFLGSTVTAGIQNAVRDPITSIAAVVFLNDPLTGLKILSLIITFWGFACYIYGNPSSPKLSTT; encoded by the coding sequence ATGGAAGAAAGAAAAGCATGTGCATCAGTATTGGAAAAACTATCGAATTGGAAGAATCGGGCAGTGGAAGCATACAAAAGAAAGGCATTCTCGGAGTGGATTCTTCTTGTTTTAAGCAGCAGTGGAGTGCTTATATTGGCGCCTGCTTCGAGTCTTATATGCCGAGTTTATAACAAAAATGGAGGAACTAGCAAATGGATTATTTCATGGGCATCTGTTGCTGGTTGGCCTATTACTGCTTTAATGTTACTTCCTCTATACTTGTTCTTCAATCCCGTACCCACTCCACTTACCCTCCAACTTGTTCTCTCTTATGTCGGTTTAGGTTTCTTAACTACTGCTCATGATCTCATGTTTGCATATGCTTATGTTTATCTCCCAGCTCCAACTGCTACACTTTTAGCTTCTTCATCTCTCGTTTTCTCCTGCCTCTTCGGTTATTTCATCGTCAATAACAAACTCAATGCTTCAATCATAAATGCCACTGTAATCATCACTGCTGCTACTACAATCATTGCATtggattctgattctgattcagAGAGATATGACAATGTCACCGATCGTCAATACATTTGGGGTTTCTTTTGGGTTTGTTTTGCATCTTTGCTTCACGCTCTTATCTTCGCTCTTTCCGAGCTAGTTTTCATTAAGTTACACGGGAGGAGATCTTTTCATGTTGTGTTGGAGCAGCAGGCAATGGtttctttctttgcttttctgTTTACAACTATTGGAGTTGTTGTGAATAAGGACTTTGAAGGGATGAAATCGGAAGCCAAAACATTCGTCGGCGGAGAGGATGCTTATGTAAAGTTGCTTGTTTGGGCTGCAATTACGTTTCAGTTGGGTACATTAGGAGCTACTGGTGTGGTGTTTTTGGGGTCTACTGTCACGGCCGGTATACAAAATGCAGTCAGAGATCCTATTACAAGCATAGCTGCTGTTGTTTTTTTGAATGATCCATTGACTGGTTTAAAGATTCTCTCTTTGATAATAACGTTTTGGGGATTTGCTTGTTACATCTATGGCAATCCATCTTCTCCAAAGCTTTCCACAACCTAG